One region of Brachyhypopomus gauderio isolate BG-103 chromosome 9, BGAUD_0.2, whole genome shotgun sequence genomic DNA includes:
- the LOC143523095 gene encoding E3 ubiquitin/ISG15 ligase TRIM25-like isoform X1 has product MAESIFRDQDQYSCSICLDLMLDPVTIPCGHSYCMACIKDYWDKDELRNNNCPQCRQKFISRPDLNKNTMLAEIMDKLRKNDFQASFNPPTLAKLGDIECDFCTGDKLRAVNSCLECRASYCEMHLQPHYDFPALKRHKLVNATNMPSCQKHDKLLEAFCRTDQMCICMHCLMDEHRGHDTVSAAVERNEKQVRLQADRIKFEEKRKGKEQQLHDLQDAQKSYIDAVEMTVQSTKDAFTAILDLMQKKCSEVIEKIQAEETAHLDRVKGLHGQLDNEIAVLRRHEDDLDNLIQTKDNICFLQNFEKMPTYPGATVLPKHSLELADNFEGVRKIVSEFTNKLEIFCQKEVENTLERVSSTTKTASRHIKTGDWVRVKACVNTPKYNWGSHVTHNTIGVVKSLHGETLVVSFPAHENWKGVLSEMELVARPDESGTSAPNYTIKIGDRVRVKSAVAMPKYKWGGVSHNSWGVVKAVDGKEITVDFPECSDWKGVVSEMEVGPSDATSGSSTVNGSFHVGDKVRVKPSVVTPKYEWGGITHKSVGTIRAVEEDTMFVAFPEFHGWKGTFSEMELVPSKESGRFSSSIKIGDRVHVKTTVDTPKHGWGEISHKSVGVVTALKGTDVTVAFPEQKRWLGVLSEVELASSAH; this is encoded by the exons ATGGCGGAGTCTATCTTCAGAGATCAGGATCAGTACAGCTGTTCAATATGTCTAGATCTAATGTTGGATCCAGTGACAATTCCCTGTGGACACAGTTACTGCATGGCCTGCATTAAAGACTACTGGGATAAGGACGAGCTCAGAAACAACAACTGTCCTCAGTGCAGGCAAAAGTTTATTTCAAGGCCTGatctaaacaaaaatacaatGCTTGCTGAAATAATGGACAAACTGAGGAAGAATGATTTTCAGGCGTCATTTAACCCTCCGACCTTAGCCAAACTGGGAGACATAGAATGTGACTTCTGCACCGGAGACAAGCTCAGAGCTGTGAATTCGTGTCTGGAGTGTCGAGCTTCCTACTGTGAAATGCATCTTCAACCTCACTATGACTTTCCTGCTCTTAAGAGGCACAAGCTGGTGAATGCCACCAACATGCCGTCCTGTCAGAAACACGACAAGCTGCTGGAGGCGTTCTGTCGTACAGACCAGATGTGCATTTGTATGCACTGTTTAATGGACGAGCACAGGGGGCATGACACCGTCTCTGCTGCTGTCGAACGGAATGAGAAACAA GTCAGACTGCAGGCTGACAGAATCAAATTTGAAGAGAAACGCAAAGGAAAAGAACAGCAGCTGCACGACCTGCAAGACGCCCAGAAGTCTTACATA GATGCTGTAGAAATGACGGTTCAGAGCACTAAGGATGCATTTACTGCCATATTGGACTTAATGCAGAAGAAATGCTCTGAGGTAATAGAGAAGATCCAAGCCGAGGAGACGGCTCACCTGGATCGAGTTAAAGGTCTTCATGGACAGCTGGACAATGAGATTGCTGtgctgagaagacatgaagatgaCCTGGACAATCTTATACAAACAAAGGATAACATTTGTTTCCTTCAG AATTTTGAAAAGATGCCCACATACCCTGGAGCCACAGTTTTACCCAAACACTCACTGGAGCTGGCTGACAATTTTGAAGGTGTCAGAAAAATTGTATCTGAGTTTACAAACAAACTGGAGATTTTTTGCCAAAAGGAAGTAGAAAATACATTAGAAAGAG tctcatcaacaacaaaaacagcctCCCGCCACATCAAGACTGGGGACTGGGTTCGGGTGAAAGCGTGTGTTAATACTCCAAAATATAACTGGGGCTCACatgtcacacacaacaccataGGAGTGGTCAAAT CTTTACATGGCGAGACTTTGGTTGTTAGTTTTCCTGCACATGAAAACTGGAAAGGTGTTCTCTCCGAGATGGAGTTAGTAGCCAGGCCAGATGAATCAG GTACTTCAGCTCCAAACTATACTATCAAAATTGGAGACAGAGTCCGAGTGAAGTCCGCTGTTGCTATGCCAAAATACAAATGGGGTGGGGTTTCTCACAATAGTTGGGGTGTGGTAAAGG CTGTTGATGGGAAAGAAATCACAGTGGACTTTCCTGAGTGCTCTGATTGGAAAGGCGTAGTTTCAGAGATGGAGGTGGGACCTTCTGATGCTACCTCAG GCTCCTCAACTGTGAATGGCAGTTTCCACGTTGGAGACAAAGTGCGTGTGAAACCCTCAGTTGTAACTCCTAAATATGAATGGGGAGGTATCACTCACAAAAGTGTTGGCACAATTCGAG CTGTCGAGGAGGACACTATGTTTGTAGCCTTTCCTGAATTCCATGGATGGAAGGGAACGTTTTCAGAAATGGAGCTAGTACCCAGCAAAGAGTCAG GACGCTTCAGTTCCAGCATTAAGATTGGAGACAGAGTCCACGTGAAAACCACAGTGGACACACCAAAACACGGGTGGGGAGAGATTTCTCACAAGAGTGTTGGCGTGGTTACAG CTTTGAAAGGTACAGATGTAACAGTAGCGTTTCCTGAGCAGAAACGCTGGCTTGGAGTACTTTCTGAAGTGGAGCTTGCTAGCAGTGCTCACTGA
- the LOC143523095 gene encoding E3 ubiquitin/ISG15 ligase TRIM25-like isoform X2, with the protein MAESIFRDQDQYSCSICLDLMLDPVTIPCGHSYCMACIKDYWDKDELRNNNCPQCRQKFISRPDLNKNTMLAEIMDKLRKNDFQASFNPPTLAKLGDIECDFCTGDKLRAVNSCLECRASYCEMHLQPHYDFPALKRHKLVNATNMPSCQKHDKLLEAFCRTDQMCICMHCLMDEHRGHDTVSAAVERNEKQVRLQADRIKFEEKRKGKEQQLHDLQDAQKSYIDAVEMTVQSTKDAFTAILDLMQKKCSEVIEKIQAEETAHLDRVKGLHGQLDNEIAVLRRHEDDLDNLIQTKDNICFLQNFEKMPTYPGATVLPKHSLELADNFEGVRKIVSEFTNKLEIFCQKEVENTLERVSSTTKTASRHIKTGDWVRVKACVNTPKYNWGSHVTHNTIGVVKSLHGETLVVSFPAHENWKGVLSEMELVARPDESAVDGKEITVDFPECSDWKGVVSEMEVGPSDATSGSSTVNGSFHVGDKVRVKPSVVTPKYEWGGITHKSVGTIRAVEEDTMFVAFPEFHGWKGTFSEMELVPSKESGRFSSSIKIGDRVHVKTTVDTPKHGWGEISHKSVGVVTALKGTDVTVAFPEQKRWLGVLSEVELASSAH; encoded by the exons ATGGCGGAGTCTATCTTCAGAGATCAGGATCAGTACAGCTGTTCAATATGTCTAGATCTAATGTTGGATCCAGTGACAATTCCCTGTGGACACAGTTACTGCATGGCCTGCATTAAAGACTACTGGGATAAGGACGAGCTCAGAAACAACAACTGTCCTCAGTGCAGGCAAAAGTTTATTTCAAGGCCTGatctaaacaaaaatacaatGCTTGCTGAAATAATGGACAAACTGAGGAAGAATGATTTTCAGGCGTCATTTAACCCTCCGACCTTAGCCAAACTGGGAGACATAGAATGTGACTTCTGCACCGGAGACAAGCTCAGAGCTGTGAATTCGTGTCTGGAGTGTCGAGCTTCCTACTGTGAAATGCATCTTCAACCTCACTATGACTTTCCTGCTCTTAAGAGGCACAAGCTGGTGAATGCCACCAACATGCCGTCCTGTCAGAAACACGACAAGCTGCTGGAGGCGTTCTGTCGTACAGACCAGATGTGCATTTGTATGCACTGTTTAATGGACGAGCACAGGGGGCATGACACCGTCTCTGCTGCTGTCGAACGGAATGAGAAACAA GTCAGACTGCAGGCTGACAGAATCAAATTTGAAGAGAAACGCAAAGGAAAAGAACAGCAGCTGCACGACCTGCAAGACGCCCAGAAGTCTTACATA GATGCTGTAGAAATGACGGTTCAGAGCACTAAGGATGCATTTACTGCCATATTGGACTTAATGCAGAAGAAATGCTCTGAGGTAATAGAGAAGATCCAAGCCGAGGAGACGGCTCACCTGGATCGAGTTAAAGGTCTTCATGGACAGCTGGACAATGAGATTGCTGtgctgagaagacatgaagatgaCCTGGACAATCTTATACAAACAAAGGATAACATTTGTTTCCTTCAG AATTTTGAAAAGATGCCCACATACCCTGGAGCCACAGTTTTACCCAAACACTCACTGGAGCTGGCTGACAATTTTGAAGGTGTCAGAAAAATTGTATCTGAGTTTACAAACAAACTGGAGATTTTTTGCCAAAAGGAAGTAGAAAATACATTAGAAAGAG tctcatcaacaacaaaaacagcctCCCGCCACATCAAGACTGGGGACTGGGTTCGGGTGAAAGCGTGTGTTAATACTCCAAAATATAACTGGGGCTCACatgtcacacacaacaccataGGAGTGGTCAAAT CTTTACATGGCGAGACTTTGGTTGTTAGTTTTCCTGCACATGAAAACTGGAAAGGTGTTCTCTCCGAGATGGAGTTAGTAGCCAGGCCAGATGAATCAG CTGTTGATGGGAAAGAAATCACAGTGGACTTTCCTGAGTGCTCTGATTGGAAAGGCGTAGTTTCAGAGATGGAGGTGGGACCTTCTGATGCTACCTCAG GCTCCTCAACTGTGAATGGCAGTTTCCACGTTGGAGACAAAGTGCGTGTGAAACCCTCAGTTGTAACTCCTAAATATGAATGGGGAGGTATCACTCACAAAAGTGTTGGCACAATTCGAG CTGTCGAGGAGGACACTATGTTTGTAGCCTTTCCTGAATTCCATGGATGGAAGGGAACGTTTTCAGAAATGGAGCTAGTACCCAGCAAAGAGTCAG GACGCTTCAGTTCCAGCATTAAGATTGGAGACAGAGTCCACGTGAAAACCACAGTGGACACACCAAAACACGGGTGGGGAGAGATTTCTCACAAGAGTGTTGGCGTGGTTACAG CTTTGAAAGGTACAGATGTAACAGTAGCGTTTCCTGAGCAGAAACGCTGGCTTGGAGTACTTTCTGAAGTGGAGCTTGCTAGCAGTGCTCACTGA
- the cdca4 gene encoding cell division cycle-associated protein 4 isoform X1, which yields MSACTLVSVSTVLGCHSCFRVDMFSKGTKRKFSDDGDEMSDDSLGGANVSSSYNLQRQSLLDMSLIKLQLCHMLVEPNLCRSVLIANTVRQIQEEMTHDGSWQAVTEAFCGGSQSPSERLVATEVLCRSREQDAEPKLFSVISYEGCREEEVVADETLCSVSVSDAASNVCLSESVSHCWETGELRVVESDDETSDGSRLGPGDDDDDDEVDEEEESASEDSKTMGQVFGTFEIKNGAPGPDSALEELFSDVDASYYDLDTMLTGIQSAPKMGPYDLLDSLSPSHGPPSLGSPSNCRSDLNELDHIMEIIVGS from the exons ATGTCAGCTTGCACtctggtctctgtctctacagtgctGGGATGTCACTCATGCTTCAG GGTAGACATGTTCTCCAAAGGCACCAAGCGCAAGTTTTCCGATGATGGCGATGAGATGTCGGACGACAGCCTGGGTGGTGCCAACGTGTCCTCGTCGTACAACCTGCAGCGTCAGTCACTGCTCGACATGTCCCTCATCAAGCTGCAGCTCTGCCACATGCTGGTGGAGCCCAACCTGTGTCGCTCTGTCCTCATCGCCAACACGGTGCGGCAGATCCAAGAAGAAATGACCCACGACGGCAGCTGGCAGGCAGTCACGGAAGCCTTCTGTGGTGGCAGTCAGAGCCCCTCTGAACGCCTGGTGGCCACAGAGGTCCTTTGCCGGTCTCGCGAGCAAGATGCTGAGCCTAAGCTTTTCTCCGTCATCAGCTATGAAGGATGTCGTGAAGAGGAGGTAGTGGCCGATGAGACGTTGTGTTCTGTATCGGTCAGTGATGCTGCGTCTAACGTTTGCCTGTCGGAGAGTGTCAGCCACTGTTGGGAGACAGGTGAGCTTAGAGTGGTGGAGAGTGATGATGAGACCAGCGATGGCTCCAGGCTTGGTCCAGGAGATGATGACGATGACGATGAAGTTGACGAAGAAGAGGAGAGCGCCAGTGAGGATTCAAAGACCATGGGGCAGGTTTTTGGTACCTTTGAAATAAAAAATGGTGCACCAGGTCCAGACTCTGCTCTGGAGGAGTTGTTTTCAGATGTGGACGCCTCTTACTATGACCTTGATACCATGCTCACAGGAATTCAGAGTGCGCCCAAGATGGGTCCTTATGACCTGTTGGACAGTTTGTCGCCCTCTCATGGGCCCCCATCCTTAGGTTCTCCCTCAAACTGTCGCTCTGATCTCAATGAACTGGACCACATCATGGAGATCATTGTTGGTTCTTAG
- the cdca4 gene encoding cell division cycle-associated protein 4 isoform X2, with protein sequence MFSKGTKRKFSDDGDEMSDDSLGGANVSSSYNLQRQSLLDMSLIKLQLCHMLVEPNLCRSVLIANTVRQIQEEMTHDGSWQAVTEAFCGGSQSPSERLVATEVLCRSREQDAEPKLFSVISYEGCREEEVVADETLCSVSVSDAASNVCLSESVSHCWETGELRVVESDDETSDGSRLGPGDDDDDDEVDEEEESASEDSKTMGQVFGTFEIKNGAPGPDSALEELFSDVDASYYDLDTMLTGIQSAPKMGPYDLLDSLSPSHGPPSLGSPSNCRSDLNELDHIMEIIVGS encoded by the coding sequence ATGTTCTCCAAAGGCACCAAGCGCAAGTTTTCCGATGATGGCGATGAGATGTCGGACGACAGCCTGGGTGGTGCCAACGTGTCCTCGTCGTACAACCTGCAGCGTCAGTCACTGCTCGACATGTCCCTCATCAAGCTGCAGCTCTGCCACATGCTGGTGGAGCCCAACCTGTGTCGCTCTGTCCTCATCGCCAACACGGTGCGGCAGATCCAAGAAGAAATGACCCACGACGGCAGCTGGCAGGCAGTCACGGAAGCCTTCTGTGGTGGCAGTCAGAGCCCCTCTGAACGCCTGGTGGCCACAGAGGTCCTTTGCCGGTCTCGCGAGCAAGATGCTGAGCCTAAGCTTTTCTCCGTCATCAGCTATGAAGGATGTCGTGAAGAGGAGGTAGTGGCCGATGAGACGTTGTGTTCTGTATCGGTCAGTGATGCTGCGTCTAACGTTTGCCTGTCGGAGAGTGTCAGCCACTGTTGGGAGACAGGTGAGCTTAGAGTGGTGGAGAGTGATGATGAGACCAGCGATGGCTCCAGGCTTGGTCCAGGAGATGATGACGATGACGATGAAGTTGACGAAGAAGAGGAGAGCGCCAGTGAGGATTCAAAGACCATGGGGCAGGTTTTTGGTACCTTTGAAATAAAAAATGGTGCACCAGGTCCAGACTCTGCTCTGGAGGAGTTGTTTTCAGATGTGGACGCCTCTTACTATGACCTTGATACCATGCTCACAGGAATTCAGAGTGCGCCCAAGATGGGTCCTTATGACCTGTTGGACAGTTTGTCGCCCTCTCATGGGCCCCCATCCTTAGGTTCTCCCTCAAACTGTCGCTCTGATCTCAATGAACTGGACCACATCATGGAGATCATTGTTGGTTCTTAG